A window of Candidatus Jettenia caeni contains these coding sequences:
- a CDS encoding putative methyltransferase produces MDTRTFNDPEEYKKQAQKHWMSAPCGSNYSAKELMSNEFFEEVERHRYCTHPWILENIKRFDLKGKKVLEIGFGMGTDHLSLAKQGGIMHGVDLTPRNLEIIRKRFEIYGLKSELLVSDAENLPYDDNLFDVVYSFGVIHHSPDIQRIISEIHRVLRPGGKCWVTVYHKNSIFFWWSVFLIDWVFKGGFRRESLKGRLSRIEYPNDNPNIVVHLYTRKKFAAMFSIAGFRKIQSSINHLIADDIASLGKYIPRKILERLAKKFGWYVIIEAVK; encoded by the coding sequence ATGGATACGAGAACTTTTAATGATCCAGAAGAATACAAAAAACAGGCACAGAAACATTGGATGTCTGCTCCATGTGGTTCCAACTATTCTGCTAAGGAATTGATGTCTAATGAATTTTTTGAGGAAGTCGAAAGACATCGTTACTGTACTCATCCATGGATACTTGAGAATATAAAAAGATTCGATCTGAAAGGTAAAAAAGTGTTGGAGATTGGTTTCGGTATGGGAACCGACCACCTTTCCTTAGCAAAACAAGGTGGTATTATGCACGGAGTTGACTTAACTCCACGAAATCTTGAAATTATCAGGAAAAGGTTTGAGATATATGGTCTCAAATCAGAACTTCTTGTTAGTGATGCTGAAAATTTACCCTATGATGATAATTTGTTCGACGTTGTATATTCGTTTGGAGTTATTCATCATTCACCAGATATACAGCGAATAATTTCTGAAATACATCGGGTATTAAGACCAGGCGGCAAATGCTGGGTAACGGTTTATCATAAAAATTCAATCTTTTTCTGGTGGTCTGTATTTCTGATAGACTGGGTTTTTAAAGGAGGGTTTCGGCGGGAAAGCTTAAAGGGACGACTGAGCAGAATTGAGTATCCAAATGACAACCCGAATATAGTAGTCCATCTTTATACAAGGAAAAAATTTGCTGCTATGTTCTCCATTGCTGGTTTTCGCAAGATTCAATCATCAATAAATCATTTAATTGCTGACGATATTGCTTCCCTGGGTAAATATATACCCAGGAAGATACTCGAAAGATTAGCAAAAAAGTTTGGCTGGTATGTAATTATTGAGGCAGTTAAGTGA
- a CDS encoding putative glycosyltransferase, whose translation MQKITILKDAIQKPEVSDNTTIITFDKLKSWIKQGKIVKHLFGYQEAEILTYHLAIIPKPFQTAVLLKLLSRNTCHFRDEQGFLCAITIRFLSQLFWQLIKDYRRKPKLIQKVHCEVEDLIKQSTGKPQSSHRIDVLATPVYLRTDLWFGVRSGGSVGHIAGVLNNVDEFADKPVFLTTDTIPTVRTGIETHVILPDNSYWNFKELPSFQFNEVFGQNARKLLNNKKLSFIYQRYSINNYSGVKLSTYYRVPFVLEYNGSEIWINRNWGKPLKYEFLSERIEILNLRAADVVVVVSQPMKDELVARGIGADKILVNPNGVDPNKYFPNADGSKILKQYNLNRKTTVGFIGTFGRWHGAEVLAEAFGRLLHEFPEYTDQVQLFMIGGGETMPQVKKNLQKYNITDACVFTGLVPQEEGPGYLAVCDILVSPHVPNPDGTPFFGSPTKLFEYMAMGKGIVASDLDQIGEVLKHGQTAWMVKPGDPESLMYGLKSMIDDNELRQRLGNAARQEVIAKYTWKEHTRKIIEKLKERCGH comes from the coding sequence ATGCAAAAGATTACAATTCTTAAAGACGCAATTCAAAAACCTGAAGTATCTGACAATACTACAATCATTACATTTGATAAATTGAAAAGTTGGATTAAACAAGGCAAAATTGTTAAACATCTCTTTGGTTATCAGGAAGCAGAAATTTTAACATATCATCTGGCGATTATTCCCAAACCTTTTCAAACAGCAGTACTTCTTAAATTGTTAAGCAGAAATACCTGTCATTTCAGGGATGAACAAGGATTCCTCTGTGCAATTACGATTCGTTTTTTATCTCAACTTTTCTGGCAGTTAATAAAGGATTATAGACGGAAGCCTAAATTAATCCAGAAAGTTCATTGCGAAGTCGAAGACTTAATAAAACAGTCTACAGGAAAACCTCAGTCTTCACACAGGATTGATGTATTGGCAACGCCTGTTTATTTGCGCACTGATCTGTGGTTCGGCGTGCGTTCAGGAGGATCGGTAGGGCATATTGCAGGTGTTTTAAATAACGTAGACGAATTTGCTGACAAGCCTGTATTTTTGACAACCGATACAATTCCCACCGTCAGGACCGGGATAGAAACTCATGTAATTTTGCCGGACAACTCCTATTGGAATTTTAAAGAACTGCCAAGCTTTCAGTTTAATGAGGTCTTCGGCCAAAATGCGCGTAAGCTCTTGAATAATAAAAAATTATCCTTCATCTATCAGAGATATAGCATAAATAACTATTCAGGAGTCAAGCTGTCAACGTATTATCGTGTTCCCTTTGTGCTCGAATATAATGGCTCAGAAATATGGATAAATCGAAATTGGGGCAAACCTTTAAAATATGAATTTTTATCTGAACGCATCGAGATCCTTAATCTCAGAGCGGCTGATGTCGTGGTGGTGGTAAGTCAGCCGATGAAAGATGAACTGGTAGCAAGAGGAATCGGGGCGGATAAAATTTTGGTTAACCCCAATGGCGTCGATCCCAATAAATATTTTCCCAATGCAGATGGTTCGAAGATACTCAAACAATATAATCTTAACAGGAAAACAACCGTCGGTTTCATTGGTACCTTTGGCAGATGGCATGGCGCAGAGGTCCTGGCAGAGGCATTCGGGAGGCTTCTGCATGAATTTCCGGAGTATACGGATCAGGTACAGCTCTTCATGATCGGGGGTGGAGAAACCATGCCACAGGTTAAGAAGAACTTGCAGAAATATAACATCACCGATGCTTGTGTGTTTACGGGTCTGGTTCCCCAGGAGGAAGGGCCAGGTTATCTGGCTGTTTGTGATATTCTTGTCTCCCCGCATGTGCCGAATCCTGACGGCACGCCTTTCTTTGGTTCTCCTACAAAGTTGTTTGAGTATATGGCCATGGGAAAAGGAATTGTTGCATCTGACCTGGATCAAATTGGTGAAGTTCTTAAACATGGGCAAACTGCCTGGATGGTAAAACCAGGAGATCCAGAATCCCTGATGTATGGTTTAAAGTCGATGATTGATGATAACGAACTCCGGCAAAGGTTGGGAAATGCTGCCAGGCAAGAAGTAATCGCGAAATATACCTGGAAAGAACATACACGAAAAATTATTGAAAAATTGAAGGAACGCTGTGGACATTAA
- a CDS encoding putative glycosyltransferase: protein MICSTYWNSPIQLGDHHLARKFAQARWDVAYISNPISPFHFFAGVTSDLRDRFNTYRSGGIKDMDGHIWSYVPGTLFAPQNKPFLRSRWIYNYWQRLTLPNVVKVVSQNGFTEVDVLYFSEPRQAFWLDVIKHKMSVYRVADKYSSFLVYNREVQKLERLLAKSVDLVLYTAKNLKCYVDDMGPKRIVNLPNGVNFFHFANGNKHIPDEYKKIQRPIVIYVGSIDYWFDYDVINYATKSLPEASFIIIGPDKLARKQLIPRSNLYLFGKRSYTEIPSYLYNADVGIIPFNIARYPELVNNINPLKLYEYMACGLPVVATEWEELKEINSPAILYRTKEEFVQKIKDVLFTKPDKASYINFAEKQDWTKRFKLLEDNINMILSS from the coding sequence ATGATATGCAGTACTTACTGGAACTCGCCAATTCAGTTAGGAGACCATCATCTTGCTCGTAAATTTGCTCAGGCCCGGTGGGATGTAGCATACATTTCCAATCCTATTTCACCTTTTCACTTTTTTGCAGGAGTTACTTCCGATCTTCGTGACAGATTTAATACTTACCGGTCTGGTGGTATAAAGGATATGGACGGCCATATATGGAGTTATGTGCCTGGGACATTGTTTGCTCCTCAAAACAAACCATTTTTGCGGAGCAGGTGGATTTATAATTATTGGCAGAGATTGACTCTGCCCAATGTGGTAAAGGTTGTTTCTCAAAACGGCTTTACAGAAGTTGATGTCCTTTACTTTAGTGAGCCAAGACAGGCATTTTGGCTTGACGTCATTAAACACAAGATGTCTGTTTATCGTGTTGCTGATAAATATTCCAGTTTCCTGGTATACAATAGGGAGGTGCAGAAACTGGAACGATTATTGGCCAAATCTGTAGATTTAGTACTCTATACTGCAAAAAATCTCAAATGTTATGTTGATGATATGGGTCCAAAGCGCATTGTAAATTTACCGAACGGAGTCAATTTTTTTCACTTTGCCAATGGGAACAAACACATTCCTGATGAATATAAAAAAATCCAAAGACCCATTGTAATATATGTTGGTTCAATAGATTACTGGTTTGACTATGATGTCATTAACTATGCGACAAAAAGTTTACCAGAGGCGTCTTTTATTATCATTGGCCCTGATAAATTAGCACGGAAACAACTTATACCCCGGTCAAATTTATACCTGTTTGGAAAACGAAGCTACACCGAAATTCCCTCGTATCTTTACAATGCCGATGTGGGTATTATTCCCTTTAACATTGCAAGATATCCTGAACTCGTCAACAACATTAATCCACTGAAGCTTTATGAGTATATGGCTTGTGGTCTGCCAGTGGTTGCCACCGAATGGGAAGAGCTTAAAGAAATTAACAGTCCTGCAATATTATATCGTACCAAAGAAGAATTTGTGCAAAAGATTAAAGACGTCTTATTTACCAAGCCGGATAAGGCATCTTATATTAACTTTGCTGAAAAACAGGATTGGACGAAAAGATTTAAACTATTGGAAGATAACATTAATATGATACTATCTTCTTAA